One Fuerstiella marisgermanici DNA window includes the following coding sequences:
- a CDS encoding SDR family NAD(P)-dependent oxidoreductase: MDLSGKTALVTGAGRGIGKGCALEIAKAGADVVINDRPGSPDLESTAQEIRALGRQCTVIAADVFSREGCVQLVEQAVRQTSGIDLLVSNPAFSRRQAFLDCPPELFEKTLNGTLASGFHISQLVANHFVDRGTRGKIVFISSVQAEMPFALCFAYGAAKAGLNHMAASIAVELSPHRINVNVIEPGWIDTPGEHETFSEDTIAEAARALPWRRLGRPDDIGKAAAFLCSDAADYITGTVLPVDGLFRYKDCTLDHAEPLKANDAQD, from the coding sequence ATGGACCTTTCTGGCAAAACGGCACTGGTCACCGGAGCAGGGCGCGGCATCGGAAAAGGGTGCGCCCTGGAAATCGCGAAGGCTGGAGCCGACGTGGTAATCAACGACCGCCCCGGCAGCCCCGATTTGGAATCGACGGCTCAAGAAATTCGTGCCCTTGGGCGACAATGCACGGTCATCGCGGCCGACGTGTTTTCGCGAGAAGGCTGCGTTCAGCTTGTGGAACAAGCGGTGCGGCAGACGTCCGGTATAGACCTTCTGGTCAGCAATCCGGCGTTCAGTCGCCGGCAGGCGTTTCTCGATTGCCCACCGGAACTATTCGAAAAGACGCTTAACGGAACTCTGGCCAGCGGCTTTCACATCAGCCAGCTTGTGGCAAACCATTTTGTGGATCGGGGCACTCGCGGCAAGATCGTTTTCATTTCCAGCGTGCAGGCCGAAATGCCATTCGCGCTGTGTTTTGCTTACGGAGCCGCAAAGGCGGGGCTGAACCATATGGCGGCGTCGATTGCGGTTGAATTGTCGCCTCATCGCATCAATGTCAACGTGATTGAACCCGGCTGGATCGACACGCCTGGTGAACATGAAACGTTTTCCGAGGATACGATTGCCGAGGCGGCTCGGGCACTACCGTGGCGGCGGTTGGGCCGGCCAGACGATATCGGCAAAGCGGCCGCCTTTTTGTGTTCAGACGCGGCCGACTACATCACCGGAACCGTTTTGCCGGTGGACGGCTTGTTTCGCTACAAAGACTGCACGCTGGATCATGCTGAACCGCTGAAGGCGAACGACGCACAGGACTGA
- a CDS encoding dipeptidase, with amino-acid sequence MLIFDAHLDLAWNALEWNRDLLQPVSALREFERQFDCCATGDATTTLPALRDGNIGLVIATLLPRFNRKQAPLTFYQSRLAAFAAMQGQLAWYRTMVEAGQMAELSNVAELDQHVALWQQGDTSTAPIGFILSMEGSWAVPDPSYIERWYNMGLRILGPAHYGPDDYGHGTGSKGGLKEKGPELLREMDRVGMLLDVTHLSDDCFWQSLDIYTGPVLASHHNCRALVPGDRQLDDEQIQALLKRDSVIGLALDSWMIGPGWVRGKTDPKTVGLADAVNHIDHICQLAGNTQHCGIGSDLDGGFGKEQCPHDLETIADLQKIGELLSARNYSDADIAGIMHGNWVRFFQRALK; translated from the coding sequence ATGCTTATCTTTGACGCTCATCTGGACCTTGCCTGGAACGCTTTGGAATGGAACCGTGACCTGCTGCAGCCGGTGTCAGCTCTTCGCGAATTCGAACGCCAGTTTGATTGCTGCGCGACGGGCGACGCCACGACCACTTTGCCCGCGTTGCGCGATGGCAACATTGGGTTGGTGATCGCGACGCTGCTGCCTCGCTTTAACCGCAAGCAAGCGCCGCTAACGTTTTACCAATCGCGTTTGGCCGCTTTTGCTGCGATGCAGGGGCAATTGGCGTGGTATCGAACGATGGTGGAAGCCGGGCAAATGGCGGAGCTGTCGAATGTTGCCGAACTGGATCAACACGTCGCGCTGTGGCAGCAGGGTGACACTTCGACGGCACCAATCGGCTTCATTTTAAGTATGGAAGGCAGCTGGGCTGTGCCAGATCCTTCTTACATTGAACGCTGGTACAATATGGGGCTGCGGATTTTGGGACCGGCTCACTACGGCCCGGACGACTACGGCCACGGGACCGGCAGCAAAGGCGGGCTGAAAGAGAAGGGCCCGGAACTGTTGCGAGAAATGGATCGTGTCGGCATGCTGCTGGATGTGACTCATCTGTCTGACGATTGTTTCTGGCAGTCGCTGGACATCTATACCGGTCCGGTTCTTGCCAGCCATCACAATTGCCGAGCTCTCGTGCCGGGCGACCGACAACTGGATGATGAACAGATTCAGGCGCTGCTGAAACGTGATTCGGTGATTGGCCTGGCACTGGATTCGTGGATGATCGGGCCGGGTTGGGTGCGTGGCAAAACGGATCCGAAGACAGTCGGGTTAGCTGACGCCGTCAATCACATTGATCATATTTGCCAGTTGGCCGGCAACACTCAGCACTGCGGGATCGGCTCAGATCTGGACGGCGGCTTCGGCAAAGAACAATGCCCTCACGACCTGGAAACGATTGCTGATCTGCAGAAGATCGGCGAGTTACTAAGTGCCCGCAACTATTCTGATGCGGACATCGCGGGCATCATGCACGGCAACTGGGTTCGGTTTTTCCAGCGAGCGTTGAAGTAG
- a CDS encoding alpha/beta hydrolase: MRRLVRGGFIAYTLVVIVLAFFQRYLMYHPRTESAMPVAQVHDVMKMYPAATDVRLECADGKRIGGWLLQKDGAKNDRPNRPLVIFFHGNAGHRGYRIDWYRILANANVDVLAIDYHGFGDSEGKISEQALELDADAAWKFAAEELSYAPGDLLVMGTSLGGAAAVYLTSKQCQAKNDPAGLIAVATFSSMVDVAGSHYPWLPVGAVLLDRYPSDDRIKHVTCPVLLLHGDQDTVVQQKFGQRLFDATPEKSKSGRAKRWVNLPGVGHNNIVHLAAKTITEEISRLIEDARRG, translated from the coding sequence ATGAGGCGACTAGTTCGCGGCGGCTTTATTGCATACACACTGGTGGTGATCGTGCTGGCCTTCTTTCAACGATATCTGATGTACCATCCTCGCACCGAAAGTGCGATGCCGGTGGCTCAGGTGCACGACGTGATGAAGATGTATCCGGCGGCCACAGACGTGCGGCTGGAATGCGCCGATGGAAAGCGAATCGGCGGCTGGCTGCTGCAAAAAGATGGAGCGAAGAACGACCGTCCTAATCGACCGCTGGTAATCTTCTTCCACGGCAACGCGGGGCACCGAGGCTATCGCATTGACTGGTACAGAATTTTGGCGAACGCCAACGTCGACGTGTTGGCGATTGACTACCACGGCTTCGGCGATTCTGAAGGTAAGATAAGTGAGCAAGCTTTGGAATTAGACGCCGACGCGGCATGGAAGTTTGCCGCTGAAGAACTGAGCTACGCGCCGGGTGACCTATTGGTGATGGGCACGTCGCTGGGTGGTGCCGCGGCCGTTTACCTGACGTCAAAACAGTGCCAGGCAAAGAATGATCCGGCGGGGCTAATTGCCGTCGCCACGTTTTCGTCAATGGTGGACGTCGCGGGAAGTCACTATCCGTGGTTGCCGGTTGGTGCCGTGCTACTTGACCGTTATCCGTCCGACGACCGAATCAAACACGTCACCTGCCCGGTGCTGCTGCTGCATGGCGATCAGGATACGGTTGTTCAGCAGAAATTCGGCCAGCGGTTATTTGATGCGACGCCTGAAAAATCGAAGTCCGGACGCGCCAAACGGTGGGTCAACCTGCCGGGCGTCGGTCATAACAACATCGTGCATCTGGCCGCGAAAACGATCACGGAAGAAATTTCACGGCTAATCGAAGATGCGCGGCGCGGGTGA
- a CDS encoding flagellar biosynthetic protein FliO, which produces MHGFRIIGRVLALLLVAASPCYGQQSTPTANSAAPVQSQHAPSSVSKLNPDFRQRLQRLSLNDSGAPASTLPAAGLGGVERAERGSGEGRPRVPSGTSAASYHANPPSGLRSAGPTSPSASLGRGGQLRGQVVPASFQQEQPQASVTAEVQSPAKPGVTETNSQPAFLDLDSPETTQTSADAAQPSDMDMIARLATWTVIILCLCVLTALGVRRWQRKNGMLPETQGHSRVLETVSLGPNRSVSLVQLRDIQAVVGCDASGIQSIVLAPASFDEVMGEADHGQPVPQLDHHSAKFEI; this is translated from the coding sequence ATGCACGGCTTTCGCATCATTGGCCGCGTGCTCGCGCTACTGCTGGTCGCAGCGTCGCCATGCTACGGTCAGCAAAGTACACCAACCGCGAACTCTGCTGCGCCTGTTCAATCGCAACATGCACCTTCGAGCGTGTCGAAGTTGAATCCCGACTTTCGGCAGCGGCTGCAGAGGTTGTCACTAAACGACAGCGGAGCCCCAGCGTCCACCCTTCCCGCCGCAGGCCTGGGAGGGGTTGAACGAGCGGAGCGAGGTTCGGGGGAGGGCCGACCTCGCGTTCCAAGTGGGACGTCAGCAGCCAGCTACCATGCAAATCCCCCTTCCGGACTTCGTTCCGCTGGTCCGACCTCCCCCTCAGCTTCGCTGGGGAGAGGTGGCCAATTGCGCGGTCAGGTGGTACCGGCCAGCTTTCAGCAGGAACAACCACAAGCCAGCGTGACGGCCGAAGTTCAATCACCCGCAAAACCTGGCGTCACCGAAACAAACTCGCAGCCTGCCTTCCTGGATCTCGACAGTCCCGAAACCACTCAAACTTCTGCCGACGCTGCTCAGCCTTCCGACATGGACATGATCGCGCGGCTGGCGACATGGACAGTCATCATCCTGTGTTTATGTGTTCTTACCGCATTGGGCGTGCGTCGGTGGCAGCGAAAAAACGGCATGCTGCCGGAGACTCAAGGGCATTCGCGAGTCCTCGAAACCGTTTCGCTCGGGCCCAACCGCAGTGTGAGCCTTGTGCAGTTGCGAGACATTCAGGCGGTTGTTGGATGCGATGCGTCCGGTATTCAGAGCATCGTGCTGGCTCCTGCGTCGTTTGACGAAGTGATGGGCGAAGCGGACCACGGCCAGCCAGTGCCACAACTGGACCACCACTCAGCCAAATTTGAAATTTGA
- the fliN gene encoding flagellar motor switch protein FliN, with amino-acid sequence MSEPGDDINDQSASDAASATVPETAADMSAPAGGAPEVHPAEFPEAARRTSGTRSSLERFADVRVDISVEIGRVTMNIGEMLQLGEGSVVELERELTEPVAVMAQGVRIASGEVVVINDRFAVRITEVADTSDGATMGGAA; translated from the coding sequence GTGAGCGAACCTGGCGATGACATCAACGATCAAAGCGCGTCTGACGCGGCAAGTGCAACGGTTCCGGAAACGGCTGCCGACATGAGCGCGCCGGCGGGCGGTGCGCCGGAAGTGCATCCGGCCGAATTTCCCGAAGCTGCTCGGCGAACGTCCGGCACACGTTCATCTTTGGAGCGGTTCGCCGATGTCCGCGTGGATATCTCAGTGGAAATTGGCCGCGTGACGATGAACATTGGTGAAATGCTGCAACTGGGCGAAGGATCAGTTGTCGAATTGGAACGCGAATTGACCGAACCCGTGGCAGTGATGGCTCAGGGAGTTCGCATTGCCAGTGGTGAAGTCGTTGTGATTAACGATCGCTTTGCTGTGCGGATCACGGAAGTCGCCGACACGTCAGACGGCGCGACGATGGGAGGAGCCGCGTGA
- a CDS encoding DUF423 domain-containing protein, whose amino-acid sequence MTAKRCLVLAAVFGFLAVLLGAFGAHGLADSKFLTDKYHQMPPKAVAGFEVPAPYKYLQDYHTAVRYHMWHALALLGVGLLLQRGPSKLLSAAAWSFTAGILLFSGALYVLVIGGRHTAGLDWAMVAPFGGTLLLIGWATLAVALCRMPADGHLKSTV is encoded by the coding sequence ATGACCGCTAAGAGATGCCTTGTTTTGGCCGCTGTGTTTGGCTTTTTGGCCGTCCTGCTGGGAGCGTTTGGTGCTCACGGCCTTGCCGATTCCAAATTCCTGACGGACAAATATCATCAGATGCCGCCCAAGGCGGTCGCTGGTTTCGAAGTGCCGGCACCGTACAAATATTTGCAGGATTACCACACAGCCGTTCGCTATCACATGTGGCACGCATTGGCGTTGCTGGGCGTTGGCTTGCTGCTGCAACGCGGACCGTCGAAGTTGCTAAGCGCGGCCGCGTGGAGCTTCACGGCCGGCATCCTGCTGTTTTCCGGAGCACTTTACGTGCTGGTCATTGGCGGCCGGCACACGGCCGGTCTGGACTGGGCCATGGTGGCTCCGTTTGGTGGAACTCTGCTGCTGATCGGTTGGGCTACGCTGGCGGTGGCGCTGTGTCGTATGCCGGCGGACGGTCATCTGAAATCTACGGTTTGA
- a CDS encoding DJ-1/PfpI family protein, with product MANKRVLLLAGDYVEDYEIMVPFQTLLTVNVDVDTVCPDKSSGDQIRTAIHDFEGDQTYSEKPGHNFTLNADFAKIDVASYDGLLIPGGRAPEYLRLNSGVLDIVKAFDSASKPIAAICHGLQILAAAGILKGRTCTAYPACGPEVMLAGGTYKQMAPTEALVDGNLVTAPAWPAHPAFCREFLKLLGVL from the coding sequence ATGGCCAACAAAAGGGTGCTACTTCTCGCAGGGGATTATGTTGAGGACTATGAAATCATGGTCCCATTTCAAACTCTGCTGACAGTCAACGTGGACGTGGACACCGTGTGCCCGGACAAATCTTCCGGCGACCAAATTCGCACCGCGATTCACGATTTCGAAGGCGATCAGACATACAGCGAAAAGCCGGGGCACAACTTCACGCTGAATGCGGACTTCGCAAAGATTGACGTTGCCAGCTATGACGGCCTGCTGATCCCCGGCGGGCGTGCTCCGGAATATCTGCGGCTGAATTCCGGCGTTTTAGACATCGTCAAGGCGTTCGATTCAGCGAGCAAACCCATCGCCGCCATCTGCCATGGCCTTCAGATTTTGGCGGCGGCTGGAATTCTGAAGGGGCGGACCTGCACGGCGTATCCGGCTTGCGGCCCGGAAGTGATGCTGGCGGGAGGCACCTATAAACAGATGGCTCCGACGGAAGCTCTGGTCGACGGCAACCTCGTGACTGCTCCTGCCTGGCCCGCTCACCCCGCCTTCTGCCGCGAATTTCTGAAACTGCTGGGGGTACTATGA
- a CDS encoding TVP38/TMEM64 family protein yields MTTEATEPTADASRTSGSASKLIKVVVLAALVSVIGVAYFNYGDDLSLAGLAEKEAALQSWQQDNPVLAYGAAWLVYVVVTGLSLPGAVPLTLVFGWFFGFWKALLIVSFGSTAGATVAFLLSRYLLQETVQSKFSERLESVNKAFRREGAYYLFSLRLIPAVPFFVINVVMGLTPISVTTFWWVSQCGMLPGTCVFVYAGTQVPDLQTLADQGWQSILSWPLVAAFVLLGLFPIVVKKLMAKFGRTPEALQNKEEPGRDT; encoded by the coding sequence GTGACGACTGAAGCAACTGAGCCGACGGCTGACGCTTCACGGACGTCGGGAAGTGCGTCGAAGCTTATTAAAGTGGTCGTCCTCGCTGCGCTGGTGAGTGTGATCGGGGTTGCGTATTTCAATTACGGAGACGATCTGTCTCTGGCAGGGCTGGCCGAAAAAGAGGCGGCGTTACAATCCTGGCAGCAAGATAATCCCGTGCTGGCGTACGGAGCGGCCTGGTTGGTGTATGTCGTGGTGACGGGGCTGTCGTTGCCAGGAGCGGTCCCGCTGACTTTGGTCTTCGGCTGGTTTTTCGGATTCTGGAAGGCCTTGCTGATTGTCAGCTTCGGATCGACCGCGGGAGCTACCGTCGCATTTTTGCTAAGCCGGTATCTGCTGCAGGAAACCGTCCAGTCGAAATTTTCTGAGCGACTGGAATCGGTCAACAAGGCATTTCGCAGGGAAGGTGCCTACTATCTGTTTTCGCTGCGTCTGATTCCGGCGGTACCGTTTTTCGTCATTAACGTTGTGATGGGGCTGACACCGATTTCGGTGACCACGTTCTGGTGGGTGAGCCAATGCGGAATGCTGCCGGGCACCTGTGTGTTTGTGTACGCGGGGACTCAAGTGCCCGATTTACAGACTCTGGCCGATCAGGGCTGGCAAAGTATTCTGTCGTGGCCGCTGGTCGCCGCGTTTGTTTTGCTGGGGCTTTTTCCAATCGTTGTCAAAAAGCTGATGGCAAAGTTCGGGCGAACTCCCGAAGCATTGCAGAACAAAGAAGAACCCGGCCGGGATACGTGA
- a CDS encoding HpcH/HpaI aldolase family protein — translation MRKSKTLARLRNGETVRMCCLGHYIPGFVKHAAHFGFDCIWLDLEHRNIADRDIETLLVHSHLHDIDIMVRPPTLEKTRLYRYLEDGATGLMIPHVNDAAKAKMLVDSIKYPPMGDRGLDGAGLDADYLVDGMPGVDDYLSKVNDETFLVVQVETPTAIQAVSEIAAVPGVDGIFVGPGDLGLRLKHFDGDMTLDSAFADTAAACKQHGKAWGSPVGTPEILAERQAQGAQLLAHGGDFGAMMKLLQECAANFDNNPR, via the coding sequence ATGCGAAAAAGTAAAACTCTGGCACGTCTGCGAAACGGCGAAACCGTGCGAATGTGCTGCCTTGGCCACTATATCCCGGGTTTCGTCAAGCACGCGGCTCATTTCGGTTTCGACTGCATCTGGCTGGATCTTGAACATCGCAACATCGCTGATCGCGACATCGAAACTCTGCTGGTTCATTCGCACCTGCACGATATCGATATCATGGTGCGACCTCCCACGTTGGAAAAAACGCGGCTGTATCGGTACCTCGAAGACGGGGCGACCGGGCTAATGATTCCACACGTCAACGACGCGGCAAAGGCAAAAATGCTGGTCGACAGCATTAAGTATCCGCCGATGGGCGATCGAGGTCTTGACGGAGCTGGACTGGATGCAGACTACCTTGTCGACGGGATGCCGGGCGTTGACGATTATTTAAGCAAAGTCAACGACGAAACATTTCTGGTCGTGCAGGTCGAAACACCAACAGCCATTCAGGCAGTGTCGGAAATTGCGGCGGTACCAGGCGTTGACGGCATTTTCGTCGGGCCAGGCGATCTGGGTCTAAGGCTCAAACATTTCGATGGCGACATGACGCTGGATTCTGCCTTCGCCGACACGGCCGCTGCCTGCAAACAGCATGGCAAAGCGTGGGGCAGTCCGGTCGGCACACCGGAGATCCTTGCAGAACGACAGGCTCAAGGCGCCCAGTTGCTGGCTCACGGCGGCGATTTCGGAGCGATGATGAAACTGCTGCAGGAATGTGCAGCCAATTTCGACAACAACCCTCGCTGA
- a CDS encoding ExbD/TolR family protein, with translation MRIPGHHQRRTTLDNDSMTPMIDVVFLLLVFFVCASIGQKPESLLPAALSAGATETDVQLPPPDPTEFQAQEVRIRLANDAATGRPQIQLNEQPIADAAELTSRLKRLAEIDPRSQIILFVDDDASNQQFIGIYDLCQVLAFESISFAVTEAAVNSQ, from the coding sequence ATGCGAATCCCAGGCCACCATCAACGACGCACCACGTTAGACAACGACAGTATGACGCCGATGATCGACGTCGTGTTTCTGCTGCTGGTCTTTTTCGTCTGCGCATCGATCGGTCAAAAACCCGAATCACTGCTGCCTGCCGCATTGTCCGCCGGAGCGACCGAAACCGACGTGCAATTGCCGCCGCCGGATCCGACTGAATTTCAGGCTCAGGAGGTCCGGATCCGCCTGGCCAATGACGCCGCCACCGGACGCCCCCAGATTCAGCTAAACGAACAGCCGATTGCCGATGCCGCGGAACTCACCAGCCGCCTGAAACGTCTGGCCGAAATTGATCCTCGTTCGCAGATCATTCTGTTCGTGGACGACGACGCGAGTAACCAGCAGTTCATCGGCATCTACGATTTGTGCCAGGTGCTGGCCTTCGAATCGATTTCATTTGCCGTCACCGAAGCAGCCGTCAACAGCCAGTAA
- the fliP gene encoding flagellar type III secretion system pore protein FliP (The bacterial flagellar biogenesis protein FliP forms a type III secretion system (T3SS)-type pore required for flagellar assembly.) → MDSASTIQQVMDTPGFQELSPQLKVALFLGGMAFISSALVTMTAFTRIVIVLSFVRRALATQEIPPTQVVLGLSLFLTFFVMAPTLTQIENTAVRPYLDEEITGDIAFENAASALQGFMLAQTRKADIALFANMADVRSIATASDTPMRVLVPAYVVSELKTAFIMGFCLYIPFMLVDLVVSVILMSLGMMMMPPMIISTPFKILLFVMVDGWQLIARVLSTSFH, encoded by the coding sequence ATGGATTCTGCGTCAACAATTCAACAGGTGATGGACACTCCTGGCTTTCAGGAGTTGTCACCGCAGCTAAAAGTGGCGCTGTTCCTTGGCGGGATGGCGTTCATTTCGTCTGCGCTGGTCACGATGACGGCGTTCACGCGAATCGTGATCGTACTGTCGTTTGTGCGCCGGGCCCTCGCCACGCAGGAGATTCCGCCGACTCAGGTTGTGCTGGGATTGTCACTATTCTTGACGTTCTTCGTGATGGCTCCGACGCTCACCCAAATCGAAAACACGGCCGTTCGTCCGTATCTGGATGAGGAGATTACGGGCGACATCGCTTTCGAAAACGCGGCTTCAGCGCTGCAGGGTTTCATGCTGGCTCAAACTCGAAAAGCAGACATCGCTCTGTTCGCAAATATGGCGGACGTGCGTTCGATTGCGACTGCATCTGATACGCCCATGCGAGTTCTCGTGCCGGCCTACGTCGTCAGTGAATTAAAGACGGCCTTCATCATGGGCTTCTGTTTGTATATCCCGTTCATGCTGGTCGACCTTGTCGTTTCTGTGATCCTGATGTCGCTCGGCATGATGATGATGCCGCCAATGATTATTTCGACCCCGTTCAAAATTCTGCTGTTCGTCATGGTCGACGGCTGGCAGCTGATTGCGAGGGTGTTGAGTACGAGTTTCCACTGA
- a CDS encoding ExbD/TolR family protein, with translation MRLPTHLSQRTPLRFNITPLIDVVFLLIIFFLVASHFVRSEQAEAVALPTATAGEADDQQALHRLTVTINKDGSLFIAGEPADEASVQQRIKDLHAAAVAANIEPELRLRLHREGRYGQTRKLIEFAASQDIRSVKFAVDVQ, from the coding sequence ATGAGACTACCAACTCACTTAAGTCAGCGGACGCCGTTGCGGTTTAACATTACGCCGTTAATCGACGTGGTATTTCTGCTGATTATCTTCTTTCTGGTGGCCAGCCACTTTGTCCGCAGCGAACAGGCCGAAGCAGTCGCATTGCCGACAGCAACTGCGGGCGAAGCAGACGACCAGCAGGCGCTGCACCGGTTGACGGTCACCATCAACAAAGACGGATCTCTGTTTATCGCCGGCGAACCGGCCGATGAGGCGTCCGTTCAACAGCGAATCAAAGACCTGCACGCTGCAGCCGTGGCGGCCAACATCGAACCTGAGCTCCGTTTGCGTCTGCACCGCGAAGGGCGCTACGGCCAGACTCGCAAGCTGATCGAATTCGCCGCGTCTCAAGACATCCGCAGCGTAAAGTTTGCGGTGGATGTACAGTGA
- a CDS encoding flagellar biosynthesis protein FlhA, which translates to MANQLPIKNPNGHWLQQSETLLSFGMLMGLMVMLVPLPSWLLDVLLAGNLGVTTLLLLVTLSAKRALELSVFPSLLLLLTLYRLSLNVATTRLILLDGNAGHIVTAFGNYVVGGQLVVGLVIFLILVTIQFMVITKGATRVSEVAARFTLDALPGKQMAIDAELTAGQIKAPEARRRRDELASETEFYGAMDGASKFVRGDAIAGLIITAVNLIGGMIIGMTNGLSFVESIHTYSILTVGDGLVSQIPALIIATTSGVLVTKTSSDDSLGDEIRGQMFRSDRPIMIGSGILAVVALMPGLPKLPFLGIAGGLLLFLGQGEKDIEAKKKKAELPKEEEEADGELNDTRNLDEFLLSDRAIVEVGARLVPYITSNRVKGLSERITALRREFSRSNGSWIPPIQVQSNLSLEADEYRIMIAGRKVASAEMRMEQLLAIYPDGKDLSISGEPAIEPAFGLGAVWIAPETSRSAELQGCTVVDPLSVLITHLGEILKRHAHELLTREALKQMLERVREFAPTIVDEINPETIRMGTLHQVLVQLAADRIPLSDMALVLESIVNHAHSAENADVLTDKVRIDLGRLVCEPYRTDSGTLRILALEPQLDGHLRQCVHEGILAIGPGPLSRLIEAVKAAASEADRLHQPLAILVDQRLRRPLKKILARSTPDLAIVAYQELPIDMNVETVRVLPYAEIMGDEAVASNARNNAQTAAGDSAEAA; encoded by the coding sequence ATGGCTAACCAGCTTCCAATCAAAAACCCCAACGGTCACTGGCTGCAGCAGAGTGAAACTCTGTTGTCGTTCGGGATGTTAATGGGTTTGATGGTGATGCTGGTGCCGCTGCCGTCATGGCTGCTGGACGTTCTGTTGGCGGGGAATTTGGGCGTGACAACCCTTCTGCTGCTGGTGACACTCAGCGCCAAGCGAGCACTCGAACTCTCCGTCTTCCCGTCGCTGCTGCTGCTGTTGACGTTGTATCGCTTGTCGTTGAACGTCGCGACTACTCGGCTGATTTTGCTGGACGGTAACGCGGGCCACATTGTTACGGCGTTCGGAAATTATGTTGTCGGCGGTCAGCTTGTGGTCGGGCTGGTGATCTTTTTGATCCTGGTCACGATCCAGTTTATGGTGATCACAAAAGGTGCTACGCGAGTCTCCGAAGTGGCTGCTCGGTTTACGTTGGACGCATTGCCCGGCAAGCAGATGGCCATCGACGCAGAACTGACCGCCGGTCAGATCAAAGCGCCGGAAGCCAGACGACGCCGCGACGAACTGGCTTCCGAAACCGAATTCTACGGAGCCATGGACGGTGCCAGTAAGTTTGTGCGCGGCGACGCTATTGCCGGTTTGATTATCACTGCCGTCAACCTGATCGGCGGCATGATCATTGGAATGACGAACGGGTTGTCCTTTGTCGAATCGATCCACACCTATTCGATTCTGACGGTCGGCGACGGATTGGTCTCACAGATTCCGGCGTTGATCATCGCGACGACTTCCGGCGTTCTGGTCACCAAAACATCATCTGACGATAGCCTCGGCGATGAAATCCGCGGGCAGATGTTCCGCAGTGACCGACCGATCATGATCGGTTCCGGCATCCTTGCCGTCGTCGCGCTGATGCCCGGATTGCCGAAACTTCCTTTCCTCGGAATCGCAGGCGGTCTGCTGCTGTTTTTGGGACAGGGTGAAAAAGACATCGAAGCGAAGAAAAAGAAAGCCGAACTGCCAAAAGAAGAGGAAGAAGCAGACGGCGAGCTGAATGACACGCGCAACTTAGACGAATTCCTGTTGTCCGATCGAGCCATCGTGGAAGTCGGTGCGCGGTTGGTTCCGTATATCACAAGCAACCGAGTCAAAGGGCTGTCGGAACGCATTACCGCGCTGCGGCGAGAATTCAGTCGCAGCAATGGAAGCTGGATCCCACCGATTCAGGTGCAGAGTAACCTGAGTCTTGAGGCCGACGAATACCGCATCATGATTGCAGGCCGCAAAGTGGCGAGTGCCGAAATGCGGATGGAACAGCTGCTTGCAATCTATCCCGACGGCAAGGATCTGTCGATCTCCGGCGAGCCGGCCATTGAACCGGCGTTTGGCTTGGGAGCCGTCTGGATTGCTCCGGAAACTTCTCGCAGCGCAGAACTTCAGGGTTGCACGGTTGTCGATCCATTAAGTGTGCTGATCACTCATCTTGGCGAAATTCTAAAACGCCACGCTCACGAACTGCTGACTCGCGAAGCTTTAAAGCAGATGCTGGAACGCGTCAGGGAATTCGCGCCGACGATTGTTGACGAAATCAATCCAGAAACGATTCGCATGGGCACGCTGCACCAGGTGTTGGTGCAGTTGGCCGCCGATCGTATTCCGTTGTCCGACATGGCGTTGGTGCTCGAATCGATTGTCAACCACGCTCATTCCGCCGAGAACGCCGACGTGCTGACGGACAAAGTGCGAATCGACCTTGGCCGATTAGTTTGCGAACCGTATCGCACAGATTCGGGCACGCTGCGAATTCTGGCGTTGGAACCTCAATTAGACGGGCATCTGCGCCAGTGTGTTCACGAAGGCATTTTGGCGATCGGCCCCGGTCCGTTGTCTCGGCTGATCGAAGCAGTTAAGGCGGCTGCCTCGGAAGCCGACCGTCTGCACCAGCCGTTGGCGATCCTGGTTGACCAGCGGCTACGGCGACCGTTGAAGAAAATTCTGGCACGCTCCACGCCGGACCTGGCAATCGTGGCGTATCAGGAACTGCCGATCGACATGAACGTCGAAACGGTTCGCGTGCTTCCGTACGCAGAAATTATGGGTGACGAAGCGGTCGCCTCGAACGCTCGCAACAACGCTCAGACGGCAGCGGGCGATAGTGCGGAGGCCGCATGA